Proteins encoded in a region of the Longimicrobium sp. genome:
- a CDS encoding peptidoglycan recognition family protein: protein MPPPFRSLGSAGFADLLGRFVFTRRIDTVHLHHTWRPNHAEYRGHDTIVGMWRYHTRENGWSDIAQHLSIAPDGTLWLGRDWNAAPASAAGHNGSARAGPFMIEMIGNFDVGRDRLQGAQRAAMMDVIARVQRRFGLPAEALRFHSQMSGKTCPGSSLSRAQVVAEVATRHVALGPAAPPDADDAHGRRPPPLARGGAGRRDGRW from the coding sequence ATGCCACCCCCCTTCCGCTCCCTGGGATCGGCCGGATTCGCCGATCTCCTGGGCCGCTTCGTGTTCACGCGGCGCATCGACACGGTGCACCTTCACCACACCTGGCGGCCGAACCACGCCGAGTACCGGGGGCACGACACCATCGTGGGGATGTGGCGCTACCACACCCGCGAGAACGGGTGGAGCGACATCGCGCAGCACCTCTCGATCGCGCCCGACGGCACGCTGTGGCTGGGGCGCGACTGGAACGCGGCCCCCGCCAGCGCCGCCGGGCACAACGGGAGCGCCAGGGCCGGGCCCTTCATGATCGAGATGATCGGCAACTTCGACGTCGGGCGCGACCGGCTGCAGGGCGCTCAGCGCGCGGCGATGATGGACGTGATCGCGCGGGTGCAGCGGCGCTTCGGGCTCCCCGCGGAGGCGCTCCGCTTCCACAGCCAGATGTCCGGCAAGACGTGCCCCGGAAGCTCGCTCAGCCGCGCGCAGGTGGTGGCCGAGGTCGCCACGCGTCACGTGGCGCTGGGCCCCGCCGCGCCCCCCGACGCAGACGACGCACACGGCCGCCGGCCTCCCCCGCTCGCTCGCGGCGGCGCTGGAAGGCGGGACGGCCGATGGTGA
- a CDS encoding helix-turn-helix transcriptional regulator yields MSEKERIAVGYRLRVLRERQGWDRLQLAERLGVHSGSIARWETGGAVPHAYTMERIAELCGASSDWIRTGRGESPVPGEPESVEPEPSAAEDVFASADAVARFLDGIAPAGEERLRKLDALEGLRRMLTARGILPGWWYELRESVEAGRL; encoded by the coding sequence ATGAGCGAAAAAGAACGCATCGCGGTCGGCTACCGGCTGCGGGTGCTGCGCGAGCGCCAGGGATGGGACCGCCTCCAGCTCGCGGAGAGGCTGGGGGTGCACTCCGGCTCCATCGCGCGCTGGGAGACCGGGGGCGCGGTGCCGCACGCCTACACCATGGAGCGCATCGCCGAGCTGTGCGGCGCCTCGTCGGATTGGATCCGCACGGGGCGCGGCGAGTCGCCGGTGCCGGGCGAGCCTGAGAGCGTGGAGCCAGAGCCCTCCGCCGCGGAGGACGTGTTCGCCTCGGCGGATGCCGTGGCGCGCTTCCTGGACGGCATCGCGCCGGCGGGGGAGGAGCGGCTCCGCAAGCTGGACGCGCTGGAGGGGCTGCGGCGGATGCTGACCGCGCGCGGTATCCTCCCCGGATGGTGGTACGAGCTGCGCGAGAGCGTGGAGGCCGGCCGGCTCTGA
- the pilV gene encoding shufflon system plasmid conjugative transfer pilus tip adhesin PilV, producing MSVTVTVTKKQGNTMGTVIARVGDQQNVVRDVYFYVRVLDNGSSELGPYPPDIVRRPLPGVYEKDVVLDPTFETIVRTVVFKDDGTEVTGIAEQSFGIRTAAAGGTGEVRVKDANTGPTPAETLAIEGATVTVSNRVATFNLGGALASYYTKAESDGRYPLAAHTHPYLPLAGGVMSERLEVEKNTVDPNFRTGHLELRTTNGSAVAVGFHRSLFSAVTLRHGVLGALDLVDHNGAWAQYRGSSFWAAGNRFHGGDGAFIDLTNGAAQFLTSGGSSLQGRFGGLLVSDSYGDAPSVPSLGIYSKGGARLGPYIDVGVGASSSTIRRPDGAALYLQAGVPGAVNIGDPASLYKLNVQGDVYAQGGWLRTNGIHGWYNQTHGGGINMEDATWVRVYNGKSFLVPGNFKTYGAIYGSGAAVRLSSDDSYWYATTASGMQFYGMDGGRKGFVYHDPSGFGLLHGGGAWAVRTWPGGTMLYGSSLTDEGGNQLAAIKTVTAAPDAGTAARVGTLYVLVA from the coding sequence ATGAGCGTTACCGTGACCGTCACAAAGAAGCAGGGGAACACGATGGGAACGGTGATCGCGAGGGTCGGCGATCAGCAGAACGTGGTTCGCGACGTCTACTTCTACGTCCGGGTGCTCGACAACGGCTCCAGCGAGCTTGGGCCGTACCCGCCGGACATCGTCAGGCGGCCCCTGCCCGGTGTATACGAGAAGGACGTCGTTCTCGACCCAACGTTCGAGACGATCGTGCGGACGGTAGTATTCAAGGACGATGGCACAGAAGTGACGGGAATCGCCGAGCAGTCGTTCGGCATCCGCACCGCTGCGGCGGGCGGCACGGGTGAAGTGCGCGTGAAGGACGCGAACACGGGTCCCACGCCAGCCGAGACTCTCGCGATCGAGGGCGCGACGGTGACCGTATCCAACCGCGTCGCCACGTTCAACCTTGGCGGGGCGCTCGCGAGCTACTACACGAAGGCGGAGAGCGATGGGCGCTATCCACTCGCCGCGCATACCCACCCGTACCTGCCGCTCGCCGGAGGGGTGATGAGCGAGCGGCTCGAGGTAGAAAAGAACACGGTGGACCCGAACTTCCGAACCGGGCACCTGGAGCTGCGCACCACGAACGGCAGCGCGGTGGCGGTGGGCTTTCACCGCTCCCTGTTCAGCGCCGTCACCCTTCGGCACGGGGTGTTGGGCGCGCTGGACCTGGTCGACCACAACGGTGCGTGGGCGCAGTACCGGGGCAGCAGCTTCTGGGCGGCGGGCAATCGCTTCCATGGCGGCGACGGCGCCTTCATCGACCTCACCAACGGCGCCGCCCAGTTCCTCACCAGCGGCGGCTCCTCCCTCCAGGGCCGCTTCGGTGGCCTGCTCGTAAGCGATTCCTACGGCGACGCACCGAGCGTTCCCTCACTCGGGATCTACTCGAAGGGGGGCGCGCGGCTCGGGCCGTACATCGACGTGGGGGTGGGTGCATCCAGCTCGACGATCCGGCGGCCGGACGGCGCGGCCCTGTACCTCCAGGCCGGTGTGCCCGGGGCGGTCAACATCGGCGATCCGGCGTCCCTGTACAAGCTGAACGTGCAGGGGGACGTGTACGCGCAGGGCGGCTGGCTCCGGACGAACGGCATCCATGGTTGGTACAACCAGACGCATGGGGGCGGAATCAACATGGAGGATGCTACCTGGGTGCGGGTCTACAACGGCAAGAGCTTCCTGGTCCCCGGCAACTTCAAGACATATGGCGCCATCTACGGCAGCGGAGCCGCCGTGCGGCTCAGCTCCGACGATTCGTACTGGTACGCCACAACCGCGAGCGGAATGCAGTTCTACGGGATGGACGGAGGGCGGAAGGGCTTCGTCTACCACGATCCGAGCGGCTTCGGCCTTCTCCACGGCGGGGGCGCCTGGGCGGTGCGGACCTGGCCCGGAGGCACGATGCTGTACGGATCCTCCCTTACCGATGAAGGCGGGAACCAGCTTGCCGCCATCAAGACCGTCACCGCGGCGCCGGACGCGGGTACGGCTGCGCGTGTCGGAACCCTGTACGTCCTGGTCGCATGA
- a CDS encoding RHS repeat-associated core domain-containing protein, with protein MKQRQKMFTLAAALATGGALATGLLAGDPAPPQVSVAEVNPGTSVERDLCLSISLAPGAASECGDLRLAHALPAVRTLNRARAPVLLYNSQHASPHPIVAAHVTLPSGKDGLSRVVATLKVNGTPRGQGVWRGSAWPDVTGPVRIAVGYDAASDSTGPYRYTLEVRAHYGETLLADTARGELVVVNRRESAFGAGWWLAGLERLVMDPFGKPVLWVGGDGSTRRYTNAGGGDVWGAPSLDRPDSIKREGERWVRILSGGVKVEFDPTGRHIATVNRLQHRTEFRYDSAGRVDTVSIPRSERGFSFQYAVDGKLESMESPGAGSARQITHLHRTGARVDSIRDPDGSRIRFAYADAARALVPTSRANPAGVATYFRFDHAGLIAGARLDPNTTDSIVMRLRAVEGLGLASASGTGAMDTARAYALIDGPRTDVGDSTRLWLNRWGAPRRVVNPLGQQAVLTYGDARYPVLVTESRSPGGLVSRAWYDARGRVDSSTVLSPYGDGRNATTRYAWDAKWDVVIRTESPEGVLASFGYDSISGDLMWQQTGADASQVDSTRVAYGYDPVTRLAASVAEAGATQPSRYEYDGRGNLSAVVSPLGFRTEYHSDALGRDTLVLTPTDAAQTPGLRVATRTWYDASGRDSLTRTYGPSLGDRYTGARTLWVETLYTEGGQVRTVRRWGVPQLSPDHPTQFIRRFEYDAAGRDTAEFNEANHAEKRRYDAAGNVVSVQTRRGPVVSMRYDVLNRLVRRSTEALENPEIGTSGHMAASYPAFTDGYPIPVEVDTLAYDSIGNLVMADNPYAKIRRGYHRNGSIAWDSTYLRSWDGSPGDPASFAAHAYGIGYGYDLDGRRSWLEYPANLAPGAESGAPKTRATYEYTPRTGALAAVVNVFGHRHAFHFDRAARLRTAIPADGSREVFTYDADGRLRSRTHASAGGSVFRNDTMRYDARAKLLSVWMPGGGPSFRYDALGTLVEEKPIYETSSDKSMRKYIVDALGNRVKGFNKFQDSLKYGLEQNGRATGWHHPFYPDSGTGEYMDESDTFADANGSEFWTESVSGGPNQFNIEQAMSFYDGRDKLRAVDRRACPWVADTKAVGTPPDDYEPGWAAYERVLGKCDPQVVLAPERYGGLEEYRYDALGRRIAVRFRPEAACAACATLKMQHLTRYVWDGDQVLYEVRSPDESDHPQDSPSTAAYGRVGYTHGGVIDAPLDLIRIGHAGDTATVVVPHRTALGQHDRGARIAGPDVAINWPGAQWNAFRKPMDPYPKPGGWAGSLITGAADQSGLQYMRNRYYDARTGQFTQQDPIGLAGGLNTYGFANGDPVTYSDPYGLLGDTIPRGFKPTPTNPRPGVFRPGNGGGIEPASWYQDPLSAAEVIVTAGAGPAAQGSKYAISRQASRYAARQAAKQAGRATPTAIEAASSPGLLSRGMSTARQSGPQFVRGFGEGFVDAASQGGYTPVDLRDPAPLRWGKITGQAAYQFFDRVKERF; from the coding sequence ATGAAGCAGAGACAGAAGATGTTCACCCTGGCGGCCGCGCTCGCCACCGGAGGCGCGCTCGCCACGGGGCTGCTGGCCGGCGATCCCGCGCCGCCGCAGGTGAGCGTGGCGGAGGTCAACCCCGGCACCAGCGTGGAGCGCGACCTCTGCCTGAGCATCTCGCTCGCGCCCGGCGCCGCATCCGAGTGCGGCGACCTGCGCCTGGCCCACGCGCTGCCCGCCGTGCGCACCCTCAATCGCGCCCGCGCACCCGTGCTCCTGTACAACAGCCAGCACGCGAGCCCGCACCCCATCGTGGCCGCGCACGTCACGCTGCCCAGCGGCAAGGACGGCCTCTCGCGCGTGGTGGCGACCCTCAAGGTCAACGGCACCCCGCGCGGGCAGGGGGTGTGGAGGGGGAGTGCCTGGCCGGACGTCACCGGCCCCGTGCGCATCGCGGTGGGCTACGACGCCGCCAGCGACTCCACCGGCCCGTACCGCTACACCCTGGAGGTGCGCGCCCACTACGGCGAGACCCTGCTCGCCGACACCGCCCGCGGAGAGCTGGTGGTGGTCAACCGCCGCGAGAGCGCGTTCGGCGCCGGGTGGTGGCTGGCGGGGCTGGAGCGGCTGGTGATGGACCCCTTCGGCAAGCCCGTGCTCTGGGTGGGCGGCGACGGCAGCACGCGCCGCTACACCAACGCCGGCGGCGGAGACGTGTGGGGGGCGCCATCGCTGGACCGCCCCGACAGCATCAAGCGTGAAGGCGAGAGGTGGGTGCGCATCCTGAGTGGCGGCGTCAAGGTGGAGTTCGATCCCACTGGGCGCCACATCGCCACCGTGAATCGCCTGCAGCACCGCACCGAGTTTCGCTACGACTCCGCGGGGCGCGTGGACACCGTGAGCATTCCTCGCTCGGAGCGCGGCTTCTCCTTCCAGTACGCCGTGGACGGGAAGCTGGAGAGCATGGAGTCGCCGGGCGCGGGGAGCGCGCGGCAGATCACGCACCTGCACCGCACGGGAGCGCGTGTGGACTCCATCCGTGATCCGGACGGCTCACGCATCCGCTTCGCCTACGCGGACGCCGCGCGTGCACTGGTGCCCACCTCTCGCGCGAACCCGGCTGGCGTGGCGACCTACTTCCGCTTCGATCATGCGGGACTGATCGCGGGGGCGCGGCTCGACCCGAACACCACCGACAGCATCGTGATGCGCCTGCGGGCCGTGGAAGGGCTGGGGCTCGCCAGCGCGTCGGGAACGGGTGCGATGGACACGGCGCGCGCGTACGCCCTCATCGACGGCCCGCGCACCGACGTGGGCGACAGCACCCGCCTATGGCTGAACCGCTGGGGCGCCCCGCGCCGCGTGGTGAACCCCCTCGGCCAGCAAGCCGTGCTGACGTACGGCGACGCCCGCTACCCCGTGCTCGTGACGGAAAGCCGGTCGCCCGGCGGGCTCGTATCACGTGCGTGGTACGACGCGCGTGGGCGTGTGGACTCCAGCACCGTGCTCTCGCCGTATGGTGACGGTCGCAACGCCACCACGCGCTACGCATGGGACGCGAAGTGGGACGTGGTGATCCGGACGGAGAGCCCCGAGGGCGTGCTGGCCAGCTTCGGCTACGACTCCATATCGGGTGACCTGATGTGGCAGCAGACGGGGGCCGATGCGTCGCAGGTCGATTCGACCCGGGTGGCGTACGGCTACGACCCCGTCACGCGCCTTGCCGCATCCGTTGCCGAAGCGGGCGCCACGCAGCCCTCCCGCTACGAGTACGACGGCCGTGGCAACCTGAGCGCGGTGGTGAGCCCGCTCGGATTCCGCACTGAATACCACTCCGACGCGCTCGGGCGCGACACGCTCGTCCTCACGCCCACCGACGCCGCCCAGACGCCCGGCCTGCGGGTGGCCACGCGCACCTGGTACGACGCCTCCGGCCGCGACTCGCTGACCCGCACCTACGGCCCTTCCCTCGGCGACCGCTACACCGGTGCGCGTACCCTCTGGGTGGAGACGCTGTACACCGAGGGGGGTCAGGTGCGGACCGTACGCCGCTGGGGCGTGCCGCAGCTCTCGCCCGACCACCCGACCCAGTTCATCCGCCGCTTCGAGTACGACGCCGCCGGGCGGGACACCGCCGAGTTCAATGAGGCGAATCACGCGGAGAAACGCCGCTACGATGCTGCCGGCAACGTGGTCTCGGTGCAGACCCGGCGCGGCCCCGTCGTCAGCATGCGCTACGACGTGCTGAATCGCCTCGTCCGCCGATCGACCGAGGCGCTGGAGAACCCTGAAATCGGTACCAGCGGGCACATGGCGGCGAGCTACCCGGCCTTCACCGACGGCTACCCGATCCCGGTGGAGGTGGACACGCTCGCGTACGACTCGATCGGCAACCTGGTGATGGCGGACAACCCGTATGCAAAGATCCGCCGCGGCTACCACCGGAACGGCAGCATCGCGTGGGACTCCACGTACCTGCGAAGCTGGGACGGCTCTCCCGGCGATCCGGCCTCCTTCGCGGCGCACGCGTATGGAATCGGCTACGGCTACGACCTGGACGGCCGCCGCAGCTGGCTGGAGTACCCCGCCAACCTCGCGCCCGGCGCGGAGAGTGGTGCTCCCAAGACGCGCGCGACCTACGAGTACACGCCCCGCACGGGGGCACTGGCGGCGGTCGTCAACGTGTTCGGCCACCGCCACGCCTTCCACTTCGACCGGGCCGCGAGGCTGCGCACCGCAATACCGGCCGACGGCAGCCGGGAGGTCTTCACCTACGACGCGGACGGACGTCTGCGGAGCCGCACCCACGCCTCCGCGGGCGGTTCGGTGTTCCGCAACGACACCATGCGCTATGACGCGCGCGCCAAACTACTCAGCGTGTGGATGCCGGGTGGCGGTCCGTCGTTCCGGTACGATGCGCTCGGCACGCTCGTGGAGGAGAAGCCGATCTACGAGACATCGAGCGACAAGTCGATGCGGAAGTACATCGTCGACGCGCTCGGGAACCGGGTGAAGGGATTCAACAAGTTCCAGGACTCGCTGAAATACGGGCTGGAGCAGAACGGCCGCGCCACGGGTTGGCACCATCCGTTCTACCCTGACAGCGGCACCGGCGAGTACATGGACGAGTCGGACACCTTCGCCGACGCGAACGGGAGCGAGTTCTGGACGGAGAGCGTCTCGGGCGGGCCGAACCAGTTCAACATCGAGCAGGCGATGTCGTTCTACGACGGGCGCGACAAGCTCCGCGCCGTGGATCGCCGCGCCTGCCCCTGGGTCGCGGATACCAAAGCCGTGGGAACGCCGCCGGACGATTACGAGCCGGGCTGGGCCGCGTACGAGCGCGTGCTCGGCAAGTGTGACCCGCAGGTGGTACTCGCACCCGAACGGTACGGCGGCCTGGAGGAGTACCGCTACGATGCGCTGGGCCGCCGCATTGCGGTGCGATTCCGTCCCGAAGCCGCATGCGCCGCCTGCGCGACTCTGAAGATGCAGCACCTCACGCGCTACGTGTGGGACGGCGACCAGGTGCTCTACGAGGTGCGCAGCCCCGACGAGAGCGACCACCCGCAAGACTCGCCCAGCACCGCTGCGTACGGCCGGGTCGGTTACACGCACGGCGGGGTGATCGACGCGCCGCTCGACCTGATCCGCATCGGACATGCGGGCGACACCGCGACCGTCGTCGTGCCGCATCGGACCGCGCTGGGCCAGCACGACCGCGGAGCGCGCATCGCCGGCCCCGACGTAGCGATCAACTGGCCCGGCGCCCAGTGGAACGCCTTCCGCAAGCCGATGGACCCTTACCCCAAGCCGGGCGGGTGGGCCGGAAGCCTGATCACGGGTGCCGCGGACCAGTCCGGTCTGCAGTACATGCGCAATCGCTACTACGATGCGCGCACCGGCCAGTTCACGCAGCAGGACCCCATCGGTTTGGCCGGAGGGCTCAACACCTACGGCTTTGCCAATGGTGACCCAGTCACATATAGTGATCCTTACGGCTTGCTGGGCGATACGATCCCTCGTGGCTTCAAACCCACTCCCACGAATCCGCGTCCTGGGGTATTCCGCCCAGGCAATGGGGGCGGTATTGAGCCTGCGTCCTGGTATCAGGATCCGTTGAGCGCAGCGGAGGTCATCGTCACTGCTGGAGCTGGACCGGCTGCCCAGGGAAGCAAGTACGCAATTTCGCGCCAGGCGTCCCGGTACGCAGCCCGCCAGGCAGCCAAACAGGCGGGACGTGCCACGCCAACTGCGATTGAGGCGGCTAGTTCACCCGGACTCCTCTCGCGGGGGATGAGCACTGCCCGGCAATCCGGGCCGCAGTTTGTCAGAGGCTTCGGCGAAGGATTCGTGGATGCTGCTTCTCAGGGCGGCTACACGCCAGTAGACCTTCGCGATCCGGCTCCATTGCGCTGGGGCAAGATCACTGGCCAGGCGGCATACCAGTTCTTCGACAGGGTCAAAGAGAGATTCTAG
- a CDS encoding RHS repeat-associated core domain-containing protein has protein sequence MQHLTRYVWDGDQVLYEVRSPDESDHPTDSPSSAAYGRAGYTHGGVIDAPLDLIRMGHAGDTATVVVPHRTALGRHDRGARIAGPDVAINWPGAHWNAFRKPMDPSPKPGGWAGSLITGSADQSGLQYMRNRYYDPRTGQFTQQDPIGLAGGLNTYGFADGDPVTTPHHAATQAQRRAGGGTYGAERRIGYRALRTAGLSADEARANIVRADHYFNSLGVQTSTPTRIPGNRPR, from the coding sequence ATGCAGCACCTCACGCGCTACGTGTGGGATGGCGACCAGGTGCTCTACGAGGTCCGCAGCCCGGACGAAAGCGATCACCCAACGGACAGTCCATCCTCCGCCGCATACGGCCGGGCCGGCTACACGCACGGCGGGGTGATCGATGCGCCGCTCGACCTGATCCGCATGGGGCACGCCGGCGACACCGCGACCGTCGTCGTGCCGCATCGGACCGCGCTGGGCCGGCACGACCGCGGAGCGCGCATCGCCGGCCCCGACGTGGCGATCAACTGGCCCGGCGCACACTGGAACGCCTTCCGCAAGCCGATGGACCCTTCCCCCAAGCCAGGAGGGTGGGCCGGGAGCCTCATCACCGGGTCTGCGGACCAGTCGGGTCTGCAGTACATGCGCAACCGCTACTATGACCCGCGCACCGGGCAGTTCACGCAGCAGGACCCCATCGGCCTGGCCGGAGGGCTGAACACCTACGGCTTTGCCGATGGCGATCCGGTCACCACTCCACACCATGCCGCCACTCAGGCACAACGGCGTGCCGGTGGGGGCACTTATGGCGCAGAGCGGAGGATCGGGTACCGTGCTCTGCGAACCGCTGGGTTGAGCGCCGACGAGGCTCGCGCCAATATCGTCCGGGCCGATCACTACTTCAATTCGCTCGGCGTCCAGACATCGACACCAACCCGCATCCCAGGCAATCGCCCCCGATGA